The Helicobacter ganmani genome includes a window with the following:
- a CDS encoding P-loop NTPase yields MKNQAANLELLLESPKISNTKFITITSGKGGVGKSTFSANLAYKLWQLGFKVGIFDADIGLANLDIMFGVRCEKNLLHVLKNQAKLKDIIIPIERNLYLIPGDSGTDIFRYKSEFMFEALIEDSAFLDNLDFVIIDTGAGIGEYTQTFLKNSDEVIVITIPDPAAITDAYATIKLAANFKERIFMLINMTKNNAEAQMIFQKVQKIAQANINNIKLEFIGELTKTSLINHYSKNRGIFVKLEPNSSSSMEIEEIARNLAKKMERNVLVQEDKRFGKFLKKILGHF; encoded by the coding sequence ATGAAAAACCAAGCGGCAAATTTAGAATTGCTTTTAGAATCTCCAAAAATCTCTAATACAAAATTTATTACCATCACAAGTGGTAAAGGTGGCGTGGGCAAATCTACTTTTAGCGCGAATCTTGCTTATAAACTTTGGCAGCTAGGCTTCAAAGTCGGAATCTTTGACGCAGACATTGGACTAGCAAATTTGGATATTATGTTTGGTGTGCGCTGTGAAAAAAATCTTTTGCATGTGCTAAAAAATCAAGCAAAACTCAAAGATATTATCATACCTATTGAGCGGAATCTCTATCTTATCCCGGGCGATTCTGGCACAGATATTTTTCGCTATAAGAGCGAATTTATGTTTGAAGCCTTGATTGAGGATTCTGCATTTTTAGACAACTTAGATTTTGTTATCATTGATACAGGTGCAGGGATTGGCGAATACACGCAGACTTTTTTAAAAAATAGTGATGAGGTAATCGTTATTACGATTCCAGACCCTGCGGCAATCACAGATGCTTATGCAACGATTAAACTAGCAGCAAATTTCAAAGAACGTATTTTTATGCTAATTAATATGACAAAAAATAATGCAGAAGCACAAATGATTTTTCAAAAAGTGCAAAAAATCGCACAAGCAAACATTAACAATATCAAATTGGAATTTATTGGTGAATTGACCAAAACATCATTGATTAATCATTACAGCAAAAATCGCGGAATCTTTGTTAAGTTGGAGCCAAATTCCTCCTCTTCAATGGAAATTGAAGAGATTGCACGCAATCTTGCCAAAAAAATGGAACGAAATGTGCTAGTACAAGAAGATAAAAGATTTGGTAAATTCTTAAAAAAGATTTTGGGTCATTTTTAG
- a CDS encoding RNA polymerase sigma factor FliA, which produces MLTTSNGYQTALKQSQDSLALDYLPALKAMAFRLKERLPASVDFADLVSIGTEELIKLARKYDSKVSESFWGYAKPRVHGAMLDYLRSLDNVSRQTRTLIKRVDKAIATYYNTHQEEPDNAYLSEILGEEEEKIKEARIASEIYGVMPLEDQLGGESEETLERIEKEELVEIIEQILEQATQNEQLVIQLYYFEELNFKEISEVMEITESRVSQLHKAVIRKIRQYLEQRGLNG; this is translated from the coding sequence ATGCTGACGACTTCTAATGGGTACCAAACAGCATTAAAACAATCGCAAGATTCTCTAGCATTAGACTATCTTCCTGCGCTCAAAGCAATGGCTTTTCGCCTAAAGGAACGATTGCCTGCAAGTGTAGATTTTGCGGATTTGGTATCTATTGGCACAGAAGAGCTTATCAAGCTAGCACGCAAATATGATAGTAAGGTGAGCGAATCTTTTTGGGGTTATGCAAAGCCCCGTGTGCATGGAGCTATGCTTGATTATTTACGCAGTCTAGACAATGTTTCGCGTCAAACGCGCACATTGATTAAACGCGTAGATAAAGCGATTGCAACTTACTATAATACACATCAAGAAGAGCCAGACAATGCTTATCTAAGCGAGATTCTAGGCGAAGAAGAAGAAAAAATCAAAGAGGCAAGAATTGCGAGCGAAATTTATGGTGTAATGCCTTTAGAAGACCAATTAGGTGGGGAGAGCGAAGAGACATTAGAACGTATAGAAAAAGAGGAATTGGTTGAAATCATAGAGCAGATTTTAGAACAAGCAACACAAAACGAACAGCTTGTGATTCAACTTTATTATTTTGAAGAATTAAACTTCAAAGAAATTAGTGAAGTAATGGAAATTACAGAATCAAGAGTTTCTCAACTGCATAAGGCAGTGATTCGTAAAATTCGTCAATACCTTGAACAAAGGGGGCTAAATGGCTGA
- the fliM gene encoding flagellar motor switch protein FliM produces MADILSQEEIDALLEVVDDDGAEAEIAEKPTTVVQQHQITLYDFKRPNRVSKEQLRAFRGIHDKMARALSSQISAIMRSIVEIQLHSVDQMTYGEFLMSLPSPTSFNVFSMKPLDGTGVLEINPSIAFPMIDRLLGGKGDPYESTREFSDIELNLLDTILRQMMQNLKDAWAPVTEIFPTVDVKESSPNVVQIVAQNEIVIMVVMEIIIGHSSGMMNLCYPVISLESVLSRLASRDIMLSETSSKKSRNKELQALLGGAKVNVAAMLGETKLNMHEILDLEVGDIVRLDRPADDTVIINVDGREKFLASIGLHRYRKTIEVKEMIKTEKDQVKEILEMLETQRKSRANEIEED; encoded by the coding sequence ATGGCTGATATATTAAGTCAAGAAGAAATTGATGCGCTATTAGAAGTCGTAGATGATGATGGTGCGGAAGCCGAAATCGCAGAAAAACCAACGACTGTTGTCCAACAACACCAAATTACTCTTTATGATTTCAAGCGTCCAAACCGCGTTAGCAAGGAACAACTAAGAGCTTTTCGTGGAATCCACGACAAAATGGCAAGGGCACTTTCTAGTCAAATTTCGGCAATTATGCGCTCTATTGTAGAAATTCAGCTCCACAGCGTGGATCAAATGACCTATGGTGAATTTTTGATGAGCTTGCCAAGTCCTACAAGCTTCAATGTTTTTTCTATGAAGCCTCTTGATGGCACAGGGGTTTTGGAGATTAACCCCAGCATTGCCTTTCCAATGATTGATAGATTGCTTGGAGGCAAAGGCGACCCTTACGAATCCACGCGTGAATTTAGCGATATTGAACTAAATTTGCTAGATACAATCCTGCGTCAAATGATGCAGAATCTCAAGGACGCTTGGGCACCTGTTACAGAGATTTTTCCCACCGTAGATGTGAAAGAATCTAGCCCCAATGTCGTGCAAATTGTTGCACAAAACGAAATTGTTATTATGGTTGTTATGGAAATCATCATTGGACATAGTAGCGGAATGATGAACCTTTGCTATCCTGTTATTTCTCTAGAATCCGTGCTTTCGCGTCTCGCGAGTCGCGATATCATGTTAAGCGAAACAAGCTCCAAAAAATCGCGCAACAAAGAATTGCAAGCCCTTTTAGGTGGAGCAAAAGTCAATGTCGCAGCAATGCTTGGAGAAACCAAACTCAATATGCACGAAATCTTGGATTTGGAAGTGGGCGATATCGTGCGACTTGACCGCCCAGCAGATGACACGGTAATTATCAATGTAGATGGACGTGAAAAATTCCTTGCTAGCATTGGTTTGCACCGCTATCGTAAGACGATTGAAGTCAAAGAAATGATAAAAACAGAAAAAGACCAAGTCAAAGAAATCCTTGAAATGCTTGAAACTCAACGCAAATCTAGAGCAAACGAAATTGAAGAAGATTAG
- the fliY gene encoding flagellar motor switch protein FliY gives MLNDFLKLIIQETGATIEGLLGSAPEVSHIEAQNGKSDSIKPPMAKIDISTDDGATLALFISPKVATALADMMLGGEGESQEAMSADDLDATKEIASNIFGAISTSLGGQKELPKLSFTLNNINFLPDGDLGLSNYSGFYTFSFHIGSIQDYLYFAFSSAFEQHFNPSPPAEAAPSEESSGGGGTQAKVELNNSEMKNMAMLLDVRLQVKVRIGQKKMLLKDVIAMDIGSVVELNQLANDPLEVLVDDKVIAKGEVVIVDGNFGIQITEIAPKKDRIEQLL, from the coding sequence ATGCTAAATGATTTTTTAAAACTCATTATTCAAGAAACGGGTGCGACAATAGAGGGTTTGCTTGGAAGCGCACCGGAAGTTAGCCACATTGAAGCACAAAATGGTAAAAGCGATTCCATCAAACCCCCAATGGCAAAAATTGACATTAGCACAGACGATGGAGCAACGCTTGCGCTTTTTATTTCTCCCAAAGTCGCCACCGCACTTGCAGATATGATGTTAGGTGGAGAAGGGGAGAGTCAAGAAGCAATGAGTGCAGATGATTTGGACGCCACAAAGGAAATTGCTTCTAACATCTTTGGAGCAATCTCTACTTCACTTGGAGGGCAAAAAGAGCTACCCAAACTTAGTTTCACCCTGAACAATATCAATTTCCTGCCCGACGGAGATTTGGGACTTTCTAATTATAGTGGATTCTATACTTTTTCTTTCCATATTGGCTCTATCCAAGATTATTTATATTTTGCTTTCTCTAGTGCATTTGAACAACATTTCAACCCAAGCCCACCAGCTGAAGCTGCTCCAAGCGAGGAATCTAGCGGAGGTGGAGGCACACAAGCCAAAGTAGAACTCAATAATTCTGAAATGAAAAATATGGCGATGCTTTTAGATGTACGCTTGCAAGTCAAGGTTAGAATCGGGCAGAAAAAAATGCTTCTTAAAGATGTAATTGCTATGGACATTGGAAGCGTTGTGGAACTCAATCAACTTGCAAATGACCCCTTGGAAGTCTTGGTAGATGACAAAGTCATCGCAAAGGGTGAAGTCGTTATTGTAGATGGAAACTTTGGGATTCAAATCACTGAAATTGCTCCCAAAAAAGATAGAATAGAGCAGCTTTTATAA
- the hemW gene encoding radical SAM family heme chaperone HemW gives MESQIKLFEISLYLHIPFCDSKCGYCAFNSQINKNHLKTIYMETLARYVSYKIHNLLEENQNLQITSVYIGGGTPNSVKSRAYSSLFAEFSPYLAPQAEISIEANPNSLSLEWLQTLQSLGVNRLSLGAQSFEDSKLIFLERHHRKDSIFYAIEMALKAGLKNLSIDLIYGTPLCNASLLTQELETACALPLSHLSAYQLSIDEGSRFYANKESLGNLRDFEGEFEGFLSMGHFIKSYLQTKGFKQYEVSNYAKTSPSYHNLRYWEGKEYLGIGAGAVGFQGGVRTSMPKSIEKFLSGFYEEKEILSTHNQLLEHLFLGFRSCVGVERKRIPNTRNLKILLEENKVKQDGERIYAKDYFLGDEIALFVG, from the coding sequence GTGGAATCGCAAATCAAACTTTTTGAAATCTCTCTTTATTTGCACATTCCTTTTTGTGATAGCAAATGCGGATATTGTGCTTTTAATTCCCAAATCAACAAAAATCACTTAAAAACAATTTATATGGAAACTCTCGCCCGATATGTTTCCTATAAGATTCACAACCTTTTAGAAGAAAACCAAAATTTACAAATTACTTCAGTTTATATTGGCGGGGGCACTCCAAATAGTGTAAAATCCCGTGCTTATTCATCTCTTTTTGCGGAGTTTTCTCCCTATCTTGCACCACAAGCAGAAATTAGTATTGAAGCAAATCCTAACTCCCTAAGCTTAGAATGGTTGCAGACGCTTCAAAGTTTGGGTGTCAATCGCTTAAGCTTAGGAGCGCAAAGCTTTGAGGATTCTAAACTTATCTTTTTGGAGAGACACCACAGGAAAGATTCTATCTTTTACGCCATTGAAATGGCACTAAAGGCTGGTTTGAAGAATCTTAGCATTGACTTAATCTATGGCACACCCTTGTGTAATGCTTCATTACTCACACAAGAATTAGAAACCGCCTGTGCTTTACCCTTAAGTCATCTTTCCGCCTATCAGTTAAGCATTGATGAGGGAAGTAGATTCTATGCAAACAAGGAATCATTAGGAAATTTGAGGGATTTTGAGGGGGAATTTGAGGGATTTTTGAGTATGGGACATTTTATTAAATCCTATTTACAAACCAAAGGATTTAAGCAATATGAAGTCAGCAATTATGCCAAAACTAGTCCCTCTTATCATAATCTCCGCTATTGGGAGGGCAAGGAATACTTAGGCATTGGTGCGGGAGCTGTTGGATTTCAAGGAGGCGTGCGCACAAGTATGCCAAAAAGTATTGAAAAATTTTTGTCGGGATTCTATGAAGAAAAAGAAATTTTAAGTACGCACAATCAACTCTTGGAACATTTGTTTTTGGGATTCCGCTCTTGTGTTGGCGTAGAGAGGAAAAGAATCCCCAACACGCGCAATCTTAAAATTTTGTTAGAAGAAAATAAAGTGAAGCAAGACGGGGAAAGAATTTATGCAAAAGATTATTTTTTGGGTGATGAAATCGCCTTGTTTGTAGGATAA
- the ruvX gene encoding Holliday junction resolvase RuvX — MEVQTPKIVLALDIGLKRIGVAKAIQNIALPLPPILRKNRNQAAKEISQLLLDSKANVLVVGIPMQKRDSALTDEDSLATMQKRIRHFVSLLTIPPHLEIIFLDESFSSFEALQKLEDKKSRKKAHSKDGSLDSLAALVILERYLINFDRIPQSNSKDENNDKQSTRN, encoded by the coding sequence ATGGAAGTGCAAACACCAAAAATCGTGCTAGCCCTTGACATAGGACTTAAAAGAATCGGGGTAGCAAAGGCGATTCAAAATATTGCCCTACCCCTCCCACCAATTCTGCGCAAAAACCGCAATCAAGCAGCCAAAGAAATCAGTCAGCTCCTCTTAGACTCCAAAGCGAATGTATTAGTGGTTGGAATCCCTATGCAAAAGAGGGATTCTGCTTTGACAGACGAGGATTCTCTTGCAACAATGCAAAAAAGAATCCGACATTTTGTCAGCTTACTTACGATTCCACCTCATCTTGAAATCATCTTCTTGGACGAAAGCTTCAGCTCCTTTGAGGCATTGCAAAAACTAGAGGACAAAAAATCACGTAAAAAGGCACACAGCAAAGATGGCAGCCTAGATTCTCTTGCAGCTCTTGTGATTTTAGAAAGATATTTGATAAACTTTGATAGAATTCCGCAATCCAATTCAAAAGACGAAAATAATGACAAGCAATCCACTCGCAATTAA
- a CDS encoding chemotaxis protein CheX produces the protein MRPIIKHDIAIYAPDVRLEMKEAKEICGVLISNSATIRSLALKAVYFSFEHIAQFDEGATILIAKALLAMQNKVSIAVAFVGYNDAQFPKLKSLFPNKSLPLFRTEHMANLLLGLKIPPLNQSVIYYDADGMMQTLISQELTAKGYEVICVNSGEEFMDKRRQYLDKAIYLYDIYFDITSNFIPITINNGIVIYTLYKKVDKNISLSFNIQAHNSRLREGYRVFIFDASDTKDFNLAALDFIMSLALNNTKFGACIAICGLKTPLDHSRQELCMRSNILFFDNIDKCRNDAKIRELAKVHQTSQQKSKGLTKNLVAQLPVFVNAAIETLSSLTGGEAKRTDYKVTKYNKTNEVDIMGAMITFEGDVSGIVALCFSKVLVKEASMMLLGEESQSDEELLDVISEFTNIIAGRSKAVLAENSISIGISLPKAFKNEDEIYQVLTDKQGVQINLLLNDKSLILFLAH, from the coding sequence TTGAGACCTATCATTAAACACGATATTGCGATTTATGCGCCAGATGTGCGCTTGGAGATGAAAGAAGCAAAAGAAATTTGTGGTGTGCTTATCTCCAATAGCGCGACAATTCGTTCTCTCGCACTCAAAGCAGTGTATTTTTCGTTTGAGCATATTGCGCAATTTGATGAGGGTGCGACGATTCTTATCGCTAAAGCTTTGCTTGCTATGCAAAATAAAGTGAGCATTGCAGTAGCATTCGTAGGCTATAATGATGCGCAATTCCCTAAGTTGAAATCTCTTTTTCCCAACAAAAGCTTACCACTTTTTCGCACAGAACATATGGCAAATCTCTTGCTTGGACTTAAAATTCCTCCGCTAAATCAAAGTGTGATTTATTATGATGCAGATGGTATGATGCAGACGTTGATTTCTCAAGAGCTGACTGCTAAGGGATATGAGGTAATCTGTGTCAATAGCGGTGAAGAGTTTATGGATAAGCGGCGTCAATATCTTGATAAAGCTATTTATCTGTATGATATTTATTTTGATATTACAAGCAATTTCATTCCCATTACGATTAATAATGGAATCGTGATTTATACGCTTTATAAAAAAGTAGATAAAAATATCTCGCTTTCTTTTAATATCCAAGCACACAATTCGCGCTTAAGAGAGGGTTATAGAGTTTTTATTTTTGATGCGAGTGATACCAAAGATTTTAATTTAGCTGCATTGGATTTTATTATGTCTTTGGCACTCAATAATACAAAATTTGGGGCTTGTATTGCAATTTGTGGGCTAAAGACTCCTTTAGATCACAGCAGACAAGAGCTTTGTATGCGTAGTAATATTTTGTTTTTTGATAATATAGATAAATGCAGAAATGACGCGAAAATTAGAGAACTTGCTAAAGTGCATCAAACTTCACAACAAAAAAGCAAGGGATTAACTAAGAATTTGGTAGCGCAGTTGCCTGTATTTGTCAATGCGGCAATTGAAACGCTTTCTTCTTTGACGGGTGGCGAGGCAAAACGTACAGATTACAAAGTAACCAAATACAACAAAACTAACGAAGTAGATATAATGGGGGCGATGATTACTTTTGAAGGCGATGTAAGCGGAATCGTGGCATTGTGCTTTAGCAAGGTGCTAGTCAAGGAAGCTTCTATGATGCTTTTGGGAGAGGAATCCCAAAGCGATGAAGAGTTGTTAGATGTTATTTCGGAATTTACTAACATCATCGCAGGTCGCTCCAAAGCGGTATTGGCTGAAAATAGCATTTCAATTGGAATCTCGTTACCAAAAGCCTTCAAAAATGAAGATGAGATTTATCAAGTTTTAACAGACAAACAAGGTGTGCAAATTAACCTGCTTTTGAATGATAAATCTCTGATTTTATTTTTAGCTCATTAA